In one Streptomyces marincola genomic region, the following are encoded:
- a CDS encoding oxidoreductase, with product MKGRPVLSRPSRFDILFEPLQIGPVTSKNRFYQVPHCNGMGRAHPSPMAAMRGIKAEGGWGVVCTEQCDIHYSGQHQRELRLWDAQDIPTLARASYQIHEHGALAGVELAHNGGHVANLESRAVPIAPSAEATRGLLPGTARAMDKNDIKAFRRWHREAALNAKRAGFDIVYIYAGHSMTLPINFLSPSRNKRTDEYGGSLENRARLLRELIEDTKEAIGDTCAVAVRFCIDEMMGPRGITADGEGYEVIELLGELPDLWDINISNMAYDGATARFESEGWQEKYVKRAKQATTKPVVGVGRFTSPDTMVAMLRSGTLDLIGAARPSIADPFLPSKIEQGRFDDIRECIGCNICLAFDSLGAPIRCTQNPTMGEEWRRGWHPETIPPKDTDDTVLVVGGGPAGLEAARGLGQRGYDVILCEESRELGGRVTREARLPGLATYGRVRDWRLEQLKRMRNVQLLPGNRVTADLVLEAGCSLVAIATGATWRGDGVGRYHTEPIPGLGDVDVFTPDDIMDGRLPHGRVVIYDDDHYYMASVIAEQLAAAGCDVTFATPEPTVAAFTQYTAEQKRVQRRIIELCSAVRTSTALARTEPGTAYLACTYTRRETAVAVDAVVLSTGQIPRDTLYQELAELGPATFEKAGVRRVVRVGDALGPGIIAGAVHSGHLFARTLDTALTDEAPYRRENVTPDWDRPLPLRGTA from the coding sequence ACCGAACAGTGCGACATCCACTACTCGGGCCAGCACCAGCGCGAACTGCGCCTCTGGGACGCCCAGGACATCCCGACGCTGGCGCGGGCCAGCTACCAGATCCACGAGCACGGCGCGTTGGCCGGCGTGGAGCTGGCCCACAACGGCGGACATGTGGCCAACCTGGAATCCCGTGCCGTGCCGATCGCCCCCAGCGCGGAGGCCACCCGCGGTCTTCTTCCCGGCACCGCCCGCGCTATGGACAAGAACGACATCAAGGCCTTTCGCCGGTGGCACCGCGAGGCCGCGCTCAACGCCAAGCGTGCCGGCTTCGATATCGTCTACATCTATGCCGGGCACAGCATGACGTTGCCCATCAATTTCCTTTCACCCAGCAGGAACAAGCGCACCGACGAATACGGCGGCAGCTTGGAGAACCGCGCCCGCCTGCTGCGTGAGCTGATCGAGGACACGAAGGAAGCCATCGGCGACACCTGCGCCGTGGCGGTCCGTTTCTGCATCGACGAAATGATGGGCCCCCGTGGGATCACCGCGGACGGCGAGGGCTACGAGGTCATCGAACTCCTCGGTGAACTGCCCGACTTGTGGGACATCAACATCTCCAACATGGCGTACGACGGGGCGACGGCCCGGTTCGAATCAGAGGGCTGGCAGGAGAAGTACGTCAAGCGCGCCAAGCAGGCCACCACGAAGCCCGTGGTCGGTGTGGGGCGCTTCACCTCGCCCGACACCATGGTCGCCATGCTCAGGTCCGGCACCTTGGACCTGATCGGGGCCGCCCGCCCCTCGATTGCCGACCCCTTCCTCCCTTCCAAGATCGAACAGGGCCGTTTCGACGACATCCGAGAGTGCATCGGCTGCAACATCTGCCTGGCCTTCGACTCTCTCGGCGCCCCCATCCGCTGCACGCAGAACCCCACGATGGGCGAGGAATGGCGTCGCGGCTGGCATCCCGAGACCATCCCGCCCAAGGACACCGACGACACCGTGCTTGTCGTCGGTGGCGGTCCCGCCGGACTGGAGGCCGCTCGGGGGCTGGGCCAGCGCGGCTATGACGTGATTCTCTGCGAAGAGAGCCGTGAACTCGGAGGACGGGTCACCCGCGAGGCCCGGCTGCCCGGCCTCGCGACGTACGGCCGTGTGCGCGACTGGCGCCTCGAACAGCTCAAGCGCATGAGGAACGTGCAGCTCCTGCCCGGCAACCGCGTCACGGCGGACCTGGTCCTGGAAGCCGGCTGCTCCCTGGTGGCCATCGCCACCGGGGCGACGTGGCGTGGTGACGGTGTCGGGCGCTACCACACCGAGCCGATTCCCGGTCTGGGTGACGTCGACGTGTTCACGCCGGATGACATCATGGACGGCCGGCTCCCCCACGGCCGTGTGGTGATCTACGACGACGACCACTACTACATGGCCAGCGTCATCGCGGAGCAGCTCGCCGCCGCGGGGTGCGACGTCACGTTCGCGACCCCGGAGCCCACAGTCGCGGCCTTCACCCAGTACACGGCCGAGCAGAAGCGCGTCCAGCGCCGCATCATCGAACTCTGCTCCGCGGTCCGCACCTCCACTGCGCTCGCTCGCACCGAGCCGGGCACCGCCTACCTCGCCTGCACCTACACGCGACGTGAAACCGCCGTGGCCGTCGACGCGGTCGTCCTGTCCACGGGACAGATCCCCAGGGACACGCTCTACCAGGAGTTGGCAGAACTCGGACCCGCCACCTTCGAGAAGGCAGGCGTTCGCCGAGTGGTGCGGGTGGGCGACGCCCTCGGTCCCGGGATCATCGCTGGCGCCGTGCACAGCGGGCACCTGTTCGCTCGCACCCTCGATACCGCCCTGACCGATGAGGCCCCCTACCGGCGCGAGAACGTCACACCTGACTGGGACCGGCCCCTGCCCTTGAGAGGTACCGCGTGA